TTTCACGTCAATTTTTTATAGGTTCCTTTATAATATGTCTCAGCATTTATTAGCAAGCGTGTCTGATGAATCAGACCACCCTATTTCTCATTAGAGAAATGGGAAATTTGCCAAACTACAGTAAATACATTAAAAACAAAGAGTATTTTTCGGTAAAGATACAATGTAACAGGAATGAATACGATAATAAACCAGATAATTGCTGGGCTGTTAAAAAATGACATAATGGTAAACAATGTAACACCCAAGATAGAACCGGAAATGTTCACTATGTACGCTTCAAGCGGTTTTAAGTGCTCAAAAGCCCGTCCAATTTCCTGACCAAAAGAAATAAACATCGTTGTAGTTAATATGAATACTATCGGTAAAAACCACCAGGCGCTTGCACTGTAAAGCGGTATGCCTTTAGATACCCCGGGACCCGTAAAGTACACGCTAATATCAGAATTAACATCTATACTTATAATAACTTTTAAGAATATCACGCACAGTATTAAAAAGATTGACGGAAAAAAGACAATATAATTGGTTTCTTTTGTGCTTAAAAGTAATCCAATACCCGTACCTAAAAAACATGCCAACAGCACAAAATTTGAAAAATAAGAAATCATTACCACATTGGAATTGAACCATCTTATACACGCAATCTCTAAAAAAAGTGCTGTGAAACTTATTAAGAAAAGTTTAAAATATTTGTTCATCATTTCTTTTTGAATACACACAGGAAACAATTTGAGCGTGGCGAATAGTTCACTGCTTCACTCCCCCATTTATATACGGTTAATTCTGGTGTTTCGTTTGAAAGAATATCAATTATACCATCAAGATTATAATGTTTCTCCAAAAAGTTTACTGCCCAATCTAAAATTGGTTTATTTGATTGATTTGAAACATCAAACCATGATGTTATAACATTAGCAAAGATTAAATATTTAGGTTTTGCAGACTCAATTTCAGTTATCAATTCTTTCTGCATTTGTAATGCAACTTCGTTTGTATCAACGACCCTATGGATACAAGTATATTTCGTTGCCGAATTTCTATCCGAATAGAAATAAATTTGTGGTTCCGAACCAATAATAGCAATTCTATCATTTTCAGTTGTATGTTTTTTTATGTAATCTGCAATTTTAAGTGATTCAGGAAATGGGTTACCTATATAGATTCTTCGGCATGCTTCATCAGGAGTCATACAAAACAAAAATTTCCTTTCTTTTATCAATGGTAAGATTAACATAATAATTGTAAACACTACAGATACAAATAGAGCAGATGCTGGTTTTTTTATCTCAGCCAGAAGCTTATATATAAAGACAATTCCCAATCCTGATAGAACAGCCACGGCAGGAAGGAAAACAATAAAATAATGAGGTCTGAAATATAAACCAGGCGTGCAGATTGATAGAAATAAGCCGAATGTAAACAGTGAAATAAAAGGCAGATGAATTCTGATATCTTTATCTACAAAAAATGACGCTACTCCAACCAGCATTGCAAAATAAACCAACAATAATGATGAAGGAATTACAAGTGGTAACACTGATAAAAAATTCTCTAATCCTTGAATAAGAGATATTCCAAAAGTATGATATTTTACATATGTTATTGTCCAGAAAAAGAATTTACCAAAATTATCTTTATAAATAAAATAAATACAAATAATAGTTATGGGTATAATAAATCCTGCAAGGATTATTAAGACATTTGTAGCCATTTTTTTTCGTGGTAGAATTTCTTTCTTTAAAAAAACAAAAATGATATATACCATAGAAGACAAAAATATAATTATGCTATTTTGTTTTAGCAGTGCCATTAAACCAAAAAGTATTCCACAAAGAAAGAAGTGGAATAAACGGTTAGAATCTATAGCGATTAACATTACTAAGATAGCAGATGTTGATAGCAAGACCACAAAATGTTCTGATTCAGCTGAAAATCCTAATCCTGTTGGATTAAGCGTGATAATAGCATATACCGCACCTGCTATTATACCAGTCCATCGGACAAATAAATGTTTCCCAATTAGAAATATCAGCAGTACGCTAACTGCATTTGCAATCAACAGCCCCAGATGGATAGATAAAGAATTCTGACCAAATAACAAGAAAAAAAATGCATAAACATAATAGATACCTGGGAATCGTGTTGCGTATGCCTGCGTATAAGGTGGGTTGCCTTTAAGTAGAAGATCTGCTATATACGCATACGTTCCTTCATCTCTATCAAGTGGGATGCTCAATAGCCGTAAACGGATAGTAGCAGTTAATAATATAATACTAATAACTGCAAGCCATGTAAAATAGTCAATTAATTTTTTGTTGAAAAATGTTGTTAATGAAATAACCATGTTTAATAGACATCAAGTTCAGACAGATATTCTAATGCTTTTTTGTTATCCGGTTCTATTTCTAATACTTTCTCAAATTGTTTTTTTGCTTTTTTATGATTATGAAGTTTGAAATAAGCGATTCCTAAATTAAGATATGCTGTAGAATCATTTGGTTTTTTCTTTAATAGTCGTCTATATACTTTAACTGCCTGTTTGGGAGCGCCTTTGTGAAAATAGATTTTTGCTAAATTATAATAATTTTCCGGATAGGTAGAACCCAGATTTATTGCTTTCACATAGTATTTCATTGCCAAATCGGTCTGTTTTGAGTTGTAATAGAAGTTAGCGATATAATATGCCGATGTATAATAAATATGCTGATTTGCCTTGTTCCACCAGGGATTAAATTCTAAAGTTTTTTGGAAATTTTCGTTTGCTAATTCGTTTTTTCCCGTTCGTTTATACGCCAAACCAAGATTGAAATATATCATACTATATTCTGGGTATTTTATAACCAATCTCTTATATTCCTGTTCTGCTTTTTTGTATAATCCGATTTTAAGATAAAAACCAGCCAAGCTGAAACATCCATAAATGGAATCTTCGTATCCTTTAACAATATATTTCTGTAAATCAATGTGATACTTATCAATAACTGCCTTATTTTTTGGTATTTTTTTTAGGAATACGGATGCATTCTCGTCTAAAAACACAATATCCCAATCTTTATTTCTATAAAGGTCAAATAATAAACATTTCGCCTCACGAGAATAATGACATATAATAATACAATCTATATTATATCTGGTTTCCAGTTCTTTCCACGGTTTAGATTTTTCAAGAATCTGCTCCCTAAAAACAAAAAATTCTTCTCCATAAACTTCAAGTCTACCATCTATAAAAACTTTTATTGCAGGATAGCATTTCCATATAAAATATCCACCGGACTTTGAATCGTTAAATATGTTTCCATTATACCCGATATTTTTGACAAACTCAAGTGCTTTTTCCGGATAAGAATACTCCGAGACACCCAAACCAGTTTGAGTTAAATTTCCTTCTGAAATATAGTATCTATTAGACACAACAGACATAATAATTTTTAGTATGAGAATACATAATAATAATGATACTATTATCCTTATTTTTGTTTTTCTCAAGAAAAAAGAAGATAGATTGTTTAAATTGTTAATTGTTATCGGTGCTGATATCAATGCAAACAATGCGATATTACGACGAGCAAGTACTGAAAGAACCAGGAACGAAACATATAACAAAATTTGCGCGGTATCTATTTTTTTGATATTTAATACAATACTGAGAAAAGAACAAACTATAAATATTTTGTAAAAAAGTATTATACTGTTTTCATAATGCCCTGAAAAAGGCGGCTGGAATTCAGTAATTATTTCTTTATATATTGTTGTTGTAGATATTTCTTTGAACAGAAATAAAGGAAACAAAAAACCTCTTATAGTGTATGGATTCAAAAAACCGACAAGAATTACAAGAACTCCAACGATTGCTAATTTAATAATCTGCCTGTTAGATAGTAATACAGCATCGGTCCTGAATTGGGATACTATCTTTTTGTCAATAATCGCTGCTATGATATAGATAAATAATATCACATTCCCAACGAAAAACAGAGAATGTATATTTACCCATAATAGTTGTATAAAAGGCAGTAAGAAGATAGTATTTTCACTATGTCCTTGTTTGTATAAGTCCAAAATAAAAAAGAATAAAGCAATAAACAAAAAACTGAACATTTCAGGACGGATTAAAAATCGTTCGTTGACGGTTAATACCGTTAATAAAAATATAAAAACAGCGACAAGATAATTTTTTGGTTGATAGAAAATTTTGAATAAAAACAGTAATGTGATTGATATGATAAACGCTTGCATAAAAATTAGACCATTTATACCTGTGAATTCGTAAACTTTATATGCAATTACCTGAAAAAGCCATTGCGAATCAATCCATTCCTTTTTTGATGCTGTGTAGGAAAAAATATCAGAATGCGGGATGGTATGATTTTTGATGATATATTCGCCTGTCTTAAGATGCCACCAGATATCAAAATCAGTTACCTTTCTAATAAGAAATGAAATAAGCAGCACAAACGAC
The DNA window shown above is from Elusimicrobiota bacterium and carries:
- a CDS encoding glycosyltransferase family 39 protein, with product MVISLTTFFNKKLIDYFTWLAVISIILLTATIRLRLLSIPLDRDEGTYAYIADLLLKGNPPYTQAYATRFPGIYYVYAFFFLLFGQNSLSIHLGLLIANAVSVLLIFLIGKHLFVRWTGIIAGAVYAIITLNPTGLGFSAESEHFVVLLSTSAILVMLIAIDSNRLFHFFLCGILFGLMALLKQNSIIIFLSSMVYIIFVFLKKEILPRKKMATNVLIILAGFIIPITIICIYFIYKDNFGKFFFWTITYVKYHTFGISLIQGLENFLSVLPLVIPSSLLLVYFAMLVGVASFFVDKDIRIHLPFISLFTFGLFLSICTPGLYFRPHYFIVFLPAVAVLSGLGIVFIYKLLAEIKKPASALFVSVVFTIIMLILPLIKERKFLFCMTPDEACRRIYIGNPFPESLKIADYIKKHTTENDRIAIIGSEPQIYFYSDRNSATKYTCIHRVVDTNEVALQMQKELITEIESAKPKYLIFANVITSWFDVSNQSNKPILDWAVNFLEKHYNLDGIIDILSNETPELTVYKWGSEAVNYSPRSNCFLCVFKKK
- a CDS encoding tetratricopeptide repeat protein, which encodes MLERISKYILIFLSFVLLISFLIRKVTDFDIWWHLKTGEYIIKNHTIPHSDIFSYTASKKEWIDSQWLFQVIAYKVYEFTGINGLIFMQAFIISITLLFLFKIFYQPKNYLVAVFIFLLTVLTVNERFLIRPEMFSFLFIALFFFILDLYKQGHSENTIFLLPFIQLLWVNIHSLFFVGNVILFIYIIAAIIDKKIVSQFRTDAVLLSNRQIIKLAIVGVLVILVGFLNPYTIRGFLFPLFLFKEISTTTIYKEIITEFQPPFSGHYENSIILFYKIFIVCSFLSIVLNIKKIDTAQILLYVSFLVLSVLARRNIALFALISAPITINNLNNLSSFFLRKTKIRIIVSLLLCILILKIIMSVVSNRYYISEGNLTQTGLGVSEYSYPEKALEFVKNIGYNGNIFNDSKSGGYFIWKCYPAIKVFIDGRLEVYGEEFFVFREQILEKSKPWKELETRYNIDCIIICHYSREAKCLLFDLYRNKDWDIVFLDENASVFLKKIPKNKAVIDKYHIDLQKYIVKGYEDSIYGCFSLAGFYLKIGLYKKAEQEYKRLVIKYPEYSMIYFNLGLAYKRTGKNELANENFQKTLEFNPWWNKANQHIYYTSAYYIANFYYNSKQTDLAMKYYVKAINLGSTYPENYYNLAKIYFHKGAPKQAVKVYRRLLKKKPNDSTAYLNLGIAYFKLHNHKKAKKQFEKVLEIEPDNKKALEYLSELDVY